The Aneurinibacillus migulanus genome contains the following window.
ATAGATGACTGAGTACCGAGAAGACACGTTGTGATAGAGAAGAGGCTAACGAAAAGATGACCAGCTAATCAAGGGATCATATAAATAAATATAAATTAATTTTTAATTTATTTACTAGACTTGCCCAAAATCGGATACAAAATTTACCATGCAAAAAGAACCGAAGGTTCTCCTAGGCAGCTTGTAACTGATTTTTTATCAAATCCAGCTGCGTTCCTGCCTTTGCTTCATAGTAAACAAATTCGATCCAACTCTCTGTCTTTTTGTTTTGCCAACTTCGTAGTCCTGTTAAGATATCACCGTGTCCTGTTACACTGCAGAACATGGCTGTAAAAGAAAGCAGTGTCCAAAACCGCTTAATTGCAACGGTACTACGTATTTGATAACCGTTAAAGGAAAAGTTGCTTTTCATGGTACGAAAATAAGTCTCAATCGCCCAACGTTTACTGTAGTACGTTAGAATTTGCTCATTAGATAAGGAAACGTCTGTACTTAAGAATGCTCGCATAGTTTGGAGAGTCATTGGCTGGGTCGCATCCCAACACAGTAGTACCACAGCATTTTCAATGAAATTTAGCTTGCCTTCATAACGATAGACGTGATAAGAAGCGTGACCGACGGTCACAAGGTCGGTATCTTCTTTATGGATGTGCGAGGCAAATTCCTTTATTGACTGCCGAATACCATATGGATAAATAATACGATTGGTTTTTATACCGCTAATGACGTGAAATCCAGATAAAGCGCAGGTTTCGAGTACAGATTGAGCAGGATACCGGATTAACCCCCGAACTTTGGACACATACACTCTTATTCTCTCGTTTACGTAAAATTACG
Protein-coding sequences here:
- a CDS encoding transposase — translated: MSKVRGLIRYPAQSVLETCALSGFHVISGIKTNRIIYPYGIRQSIKEFASHIHKEDTDLVTVGHASYHVYRYEGKLNFIENAVVLLCWDATQPMTLQTMRAFLSTDVSLSNEQILTYYSKRWAIETYFRTMKSNFSFNGYQIRSTVAIKRFWTLLSFTAMFCSVTGHGDILTGLRSWQNKKTESWIEFVYYEAKAGTQLDLIKNQLQAA